The following proteins are co-located in the Myroides profundi genome:
- a CDS encoding gliding motility-associated C-terminal domain-containing protein — protein MKKKIIILGGLLISLPSIAQKEKKDQVLVNQGKFSIAEGGLLSTIYDFTNTEKGIVENNGSAYYYNNFKNENLYYHKDNATKSVAVFTKYEDQTGQQLISGSKPTDFYNVVLDNAEPVVAFDLKNEANVRGSVDFKDGIIKVDSLKGMLTFHQGAKALHPTDKSHAEGYVEKIGNEEFQYPKGDRGLYRYARITAPEHVKDAYQGKYNLDDKNFFTARNAKSGVINLLDEREYWTVDKGRDNSKGDIMLTLSWDERTTPKELLVNPEKELHIVRWDAKQQLWVDEGGVVDLEKKEITTPTSVKGYGFFTLATVKTDLILDGDIVIYNLVTPDGDGKNDYFIIDNINRFPNNTVEIYNRWGVKVFDTHNYDSVGNVFRGYSEGRVTISKNEKLPTGAYFYIVTYEYKDKHGSRMIKKSGYLHLESNK, from the coding sequence ATGAAAAAGAAAATAATAATACTAGGTGGGCTTTTGATAAGCTTACCTAGTATCGCTCAAAAAGAGAAGAAAGATCAGGTTTTAGTTAACCAAGGAAAATTCTCTATTGCAGAGGGAGGATTATTATCTACTATTTATGACTTTACTAATACAGAAAAAGGAATAGTAGAGAATAACGGTTCAGCCTATTACTACAACAACTTTAAAAATGAAAACCTATATTATCACAAAGATAATGCTACAAAATCTGTAGCTGTCTTCACTAAATACGAAGATCAAACAGGGCAACAGCTTATATCGGGAAGTAAACCTACTGACTTTTATAATGTAGTCTTAGATAATGCAGAGCCAGTTGTAGCTTTTGACCTTAAAAACGAAGCGAATGTACGCGGATCAGTAGATTTTAAAGACGGTATTATTAAGGTTGATTCTTTAAAAGGAATGCTAACGTTTCATCAAGGAGCCAAGGCTTTACATCCTACAGATAAAAGTCACGCAGAAGGTTATGTAGAGAAGATAGGTAATGAGGAGTTTCAATATCCAAAAGGAGATAGAGGACTATACCGCTATGCTAGAATCACTGCTCCTGAGCATGTAAAGGATGCTTATCAAGGGAAGTACAACTTAGATGATAAGAATTTCTTTACAGCTCGCAATGCGAAGTCAGGAGTGATTAACTTACTAGATGAACGCGAGTATTGGACAGTAGATAAAGGAAGAGATAATAGTAAAGGAGACATCATGCTGACACTGAGTTGGGATGAGCGTACTACACCAAAAGAGTTATTGGTTAATCCAGAGAAAGAATTACACATTGTGCGTTGGGATGCTAAACAACAACTTTGGGTAGATGAAGGAGGAGTAGTGGATCTAGAGAAGAAAGAGATCACTACACCTACGAGTGTTAAGGGCTACGGATTCTTTACGTTAGCGACTGTTAAGACAGATTTAATCTTAGATGGTGATATCGTTATTTACAATCTTGTGACGCCTGATGGAGACGGTAAGAATGATTACTTCATCATAGATAATATCAATAGGTTCCCTAATAATACAGTAGAAATCTATAACCGTTGGGGAGTGAAGGTGTTTGATACACATAATTATGACAGTGTAGGTAATGTGTTTAGAGGATATTCAGAAGGACGAGTAACCATTAGTAAAAATGAGAAATTACCAACAGGAGCATACTTTTATATTGTTACTTATGAGTATAAAGATAAGCATGGTTCACGTATGATTAAGAAATCGGGGTATCTACATTTAGAAAGTAATAAGTAA
- a CDS encoding kelch repeat-containing protein, translated as MDKYLRAGFKSESQPGKTGEPGKPGEAGGPGEGVTIVHNDSGVWVYDPTTNTWTNILGQASSPSHNQVRQANQVNQVKLAAQAKA; from the coding sequence ATGGACAAATATCTTAGGGCAGGCTTCAAGTCCGAGTCACAACCAGGTAAGACAGGCGAACCAGGTAAACCAGGTGAAGCTGGCGGCCCAGGCGAAGGCGTAACTATTGTACACAATGATTCAGGAGTATGGGTTTATGACCCAACAACAAATACATGGACAAATATTTTAGGGCAGGCTTCAAGTCCGAGTCACAACCAGGTAAGACAGGCGAACCAGGTAAACCAGGTGAAGCTGGCGGCCCAGGCGAAGGCGTAA